One Salvia splendens isolate huo1 chromosome 12, SspV2, whole genome shotgun sequence genomic window carries:
- the LOC121757397 gene encoding uncharacterized protein LOC121757397: MSDTKSSSLMEAKPVHPLHQIAGNPTHKLLLKQWLKEEELILNRLSLKETQIDSTRKEITHLYCLFFLFHSTALLLLFSADARPHLCRRSWLPSLCSLLFSLGFIWAIRYKTDAESHLEKMLTREKEDSALLAKCVEELKRKGAEFDLLTEVDALRRAKSLRIESKSVPKWSARDFVTLFFFAVSCCVVVLNRLILCTY; the protein is encoded by the coding sequence ATGAGCGATACAAAGTCATCATCTCTAATGGAGGCAAAGCCGGTGCACCCCCTCCACCAGATCGCCGGAAATCCAACCCACAAACTCCTCCTCAAGCAGTGGCTGAAAGAGGAGGAGCTCATCCTCAACCGTCTCTCCCTCAAGGAGACCCAAATCGACTCCACCCGCAAAGAGATCACCCACCTCTACtgcctcttcttcctcttccactccaccgccctcctcctcctcttctctgCAGATGCCCGCCCCCACCTCTGCCGCCGCTCCTGGCTCCCCTCCCTCTGCTCCCTGCTCTTCTCTCTCGGCTTCATCTGGGCCATCCGGTACAAGACCGACGCCGAGTCCCATCTCGAGAAGATGCTTACCCGGGAGAAGGAGGACTCTGCGCTGCTGGCTAAGTGTGTCGAGGAGCTCAAGAGGAAGGGCGCAGAGTTCGACCTGCTCACCGAGGTGGACGCCCTGCGCCGCGCCAAGAGCTTGCGAATTGAGTCCAAGTCCGTCCCCAAGTGGTCCGCCCGGGACTTCGTTACCCTGTTTTTCTTTGCGGTGTCTTGCTGTGTCGTAGTGTTGAACAGGCTCATCTTGTGCACTTACTAG